In Arthrobacter ramosus, one DNA window encodes the following:
- a CDS encoding tyrosine-type recombinase/integrase, protein MEAFLAAIDERERRGEIGPTMRSALEKTARMMLQFQETGVVVWRRRRPASGLSTTGESVLIAFAESLRGELASSSARLAVCEARQFLRYLDSAGRTLGAATLDDVRGFLVAVGPRHTSGMGNTVWAIKRFFGFANRQGSSELKVQAMLARVGPRRARALPCFTPEETGRILAAIETGSPRGKRDYAMVRLALSTGLRCGDIVSLRLNQIDWRRDEIHLVQHKTSAPLTLPLSAEAGNAIADWVLHGRPVCETPEVFVRVYAPFVKLSGPTGALIMNWWLHKAGVSHQAHDGKTFHALRRTTGTRLVESGAELELAAQVLGHGQLASSRRYIALADESLRECCLPLDRFVPTMEGL, encoded by the coding sequence GTGGAGGCGTTCCTGGCGGCCATCGACGAGCGGGAGCGCCGTGGGGAGATCGGTCCTACGATGCGGTCGGCGCTGGAGAAGACAGCCAGGATGATGCTGCAGTTTCAGGAGACCGGGGTCGTGGTCTGGCGGCGGCGCAGACCGGCGTCCGGCCTGAGCACGACTGGGGAGTCGGTCCTCATTGCCTTCGCCGAGTCGCTGCGCGGCGAGCTGGCATCGAGCTCGGCACGCCTGGCGGTCTGCGAGGCGCGCCAGTTCCTGCGCTACTTGGACAGCGCCGGCCGCACTCTCGGAGCGGCGACGCTTGATGATGTCCGTGGCTTCCTCGTCGCGGTCGGGCCCCGTCACACATCGGGCATGGGGAACACCGTGTGGGCGATCAAGCGGTTCTTCGGGTTCGCCAACCGGCAGGGCAGCTCGGAGCTGAAGGTCCAGGCCATGCTGGCAAGGGTCGGGCCGCGTCGGGCACGGGCGCTGCCGTGTTTCACGCCCGAGGAGACCGGCCGGATCCTCGCCGCGATCGAGACTGGCTCCCCGCGCGGGAAAAGGGACTACGCGATGGTCCGGTTGGCGTTGTCTACCGGGCTGCGCTGCGGCGACATCGTCTCGCTACGGCTGAACCAGATCGACTGGCGTCGGGATGAGATCCACTTGGTCCAGCACAAGACGTCAGCACCGCTGACACTGCCGCTGTCGGCAGAAGCTGGCAACGCGATAGCCGACTGGGTCCTGCATGGCAGACCGGTGTGCGAGACGCCTGAGGTCTTCGTCCGTGTCTACGCCCCGTTCGTGAAGCTGAGCGGCCCGACCGGGGCGCTGATCATGAATTGGTGGCTCCACAAAGCCGGAGTGTCCCACCAGGCCCACGACGGCAAGACCTTCCACGCCCTGCGGCGCACGACGGGCACTCGTCTGGTCGAGTCCGGTGCCGAGCTGGAGCTGGCCGCACAGGTACTTGGCCACGGCCAGCTCGCCTCCTCGAGGCGCTACATTGCCCTGGCAGATGAGTCGCTGCGGGAGTGCTGTCTGCCTCTGGACCGCTTCGTTCCAACCATGGAGGGCCTGTGA
- a CDS encoding class F sortase: MVGIRNYPGSRRYRVAVTVVIICGLAGATAGVLAFTAQPAPPPAPQAPVLAPFTAAGPDTYTGPAEIPRLPPDTLSIPGVDLKVGLVDEGHDDAGYLVIPEAPKAATYTGSAAVCSAKGSTLLAGHVNFPNGSPAPIASLVRVTKGMPLYVSDWAGVTCRYKIIGLESLAKTSLPADTFAIEGPPLLRVVTCDLASPFVPIAGQAQFANNTVATAIPWP; this comes from the coding sequence ATGGTCGGAATCCGCAACTATCCCGGCTCCCGGCGGTACCGCGTTGCAGTGACTGTCGTAATCATTTGTGGCCTGGCCGGAGCCACCGCAGGCGTCTTGGCCTTCACGGCACAGCCCGCTCCCCCACCGGCTCCGCAGGCACCCGTCCTGGCGCCGTTTACGGCGGCGGGACCGGACACCTACACCGGCCCGGCCGAGATCCCGCGCCTTCCGCCTGACACGCTCTCCATCCCCGGCGTGGACCTCAAAGTAGGCCTGGTGGACGAAGGGCATGACGATGCCGGTTACCTGGTGATCCCGGAAGCCCCCAAAGCCGCCACCTACACAGGGTCCGCGGCTGTCTGTTCAGCGAAGGGATCGACCCTGCTGGCCGGGCACGTGAACTTCCCGAATGGGTCGCCGGCGCCGATAGCTTCCCTCGTCCGCGTGACGAAGGGCATGCCGCTCTACGTTTCCGACTGGGCCGGCGTTACCTGCCGGTACAAGATCATCGGCCTGGAATCGCTGGCCAAAACATCCCTGCCCGCAGATACCTTTGCCATCGAAGGCCCACCCTTACTGCGGGTCGTCACCTGTGATCTTGCCAGCCCCTTCGTGCCCATTGCCGGGCAAGCCCAATTCGCCAACAACACCGTGGCCACCGCAATCCCCTGGCCATGA
- a CDS encoding TniB family NTP-binding protein, with protein sequence MRGLSAEAKSAYDRARFAWLAADTVLETMDTQALSRQARIAIARNAASTATARRGLAISGAAGMGKSTAALLLGKRHERSERKRLGRQDDRGFAPVVYTVVPPATTPKMLMQAFAQWLGLPVLPRATAPALTEQVVAVLRTMATSLVIVDEVHNLRTNRQAGAEAASTLKQFADRLDATFLYAGIDLPTTDLFAGEMGRQIKARMILHEMTPYSSGTKADRESWADLVLGVENLLPLAAHIPGSLAEESLYLWDRTGGSIGALRGLLSDAAIGAILEGIEKIDRRRLEATATDYAAQERHRSHNSAGASKSKKPGLRMAQ encoded by the coding sequence GTGCGCGGGCTCTCCGCTGAGGCGAAGTCAGCCTATGACCGTGCCCGGTTCGCATGGCTCGCGGCAGACACGGTCCTGGAAACCATGGACACGCAGGCACTCTCCCGGCAAGCCCGAATCGCGATAGCACGCAACGCGGCCAGCACGGCGACCGCCAGGCGGGGCCTTGCCATCTCAGGCGCCGCAGGCATGGGGAAATCGACGGCGGCTCTGCTTCTTGGCAAACGCCACGAGAGATCTGAGCGCAAACGACTCGGACGCCAGGACGACCGGGGGTTCGCGCCCGTGGTCTACACAGTCGTACCGCCTGCCACGACGCCGAAAATGCTCATGCAGGCCTTCGCGCAGTGGCTTGGACTACCGGTGCTACCGAGAGCCACCGCACCGGCGCTCACCGAACAGGTCGTAGCCGTTTTGCGCACCATGGCCACGTCTTTAGTGATCGTCGACGAAGTGCACAACCTCAGAACGAACCGGCAGGCCGGAGCCGAAGCCGCAAGCACGCTCAAGCAGTTCGCGGACCGTTTGGACGCGACCTTTCTCTACGCCGGAATTGATCTTCCGACAACCGATCTTTTCGCCGGTGAGATGGGCCGCCAGATCAAAGCCCGCATGATCCTGCACGAGATGACCCCGTACTCCAGCGGGACGAAAGCAGACCGTGAATCGTGGGCCGATCTGGTGCTCGGAGTCGAAAACCTCCTACCGCTCGCTGCGCACATCCCAGGATCCCTTGCAGAAGAGTCTCTCTACCTCTGGGACCGGACCGGCGGGAGCATTGGCGCCCTTCGCGGCCTTCTTTCGGACGCAGCCATCGGCGCGATCCTCGAAGGCATCGAAAAGATCGACCGGCGCAGGCTCGAAGCAACAGCCACCGATTATGCAGCCCAGGAGCGCCATCGATCACACAACAGCGCCGGTGCCTCAAAGTCCAAGAAACCTGGACTCAGGATGGCGCAGTGA
- a CDS encoding Mu transposase C-terminal domain-containing protein: MDRPGPGKVADAQTGGCVVKSVRLFDFIQFDGGSWQVVAQDGPELALKNLATNRIRRVRVADLLIDDSYLPDDPPALPSLDNAAALERLSPGARDWVMSLHRHVHEVLHGIPPGSPPGTNPKPEYDLANPLQVRIEAKLTELAARGMAMTERTMFRHIADYRAHGIGGLADGRATREVRLAGRTDPRVLALVEAEVSGQKDASTGTRSRVIARVRAVAAKADLAVPSDATLYRILKKIEGSRHPFGNATTRRTQGNRPDRPWGRQAPSRPGELVEIDSTPMDLMVVYPDGSSGRVDLTVALDIATRTPLAAILRPVATKAVDAAVLLARAMTPLPMQPGWDASLSYTRSVLPPGMLPGDEEVRAAIAAKPVIVPESITVDRGKVFVGSTFTAACERLQISITKAAPRTPTDKPHVERFFAGVNTGFTQYLAGYTGPNVVRRGKAPAAEASFTLAEVQNLLDWWLVAVWQNRPHRGLRHPAMPKKDLTPNEAFAALSSVAPQVPVALSRDDYLALLPMEWRRIQPYGINFHGLHYDNPGFHPYRGVPSGLPSPADGRWEVRYDPYRLQSIYVRDHEKGQWIEAKWTLSTHLVGPFSRDVLAAAKKAIDRRGGTVPGGDLLAEINRILTAPTGRAERQAAQRTHATPSAVPEPAAAPDAITEPAATEPTPIPAADPVIIEFPRRRHGQRIDLLED; this comes from the coding sequence TTGGATCGCCCCGGCCCAGGAAAAGTCGCCGATGCCCAGACTGGCGGCTGCGTCGTGAAGTCCGTCCGCCTTTTCGATTTCATCCAGTTCGACGGAGGATCCTGGCAGGTTGTAGCCCAGGACGGGCCCGAGCTGGCCTTGAAGAATCTTGCTACCAATCGCATCCGACGGGTTCGGGTGGCCGATCTGTTGATCGATGATTCGTACTTGCCGGATGATCCCCCGGCCCTCCCCTCGCTGGACAATGCGGCTGCGTTGGAGAGGCTCTCCCCCGGCGCCCGTGACTGGGTCATGTCCCTGCACCGGCACGTGCATGAAGTGCTCCATGGGATTCCTCCAGGGTCACCGCCCGGCACGAACCCGAAGCCCGAATACGACCTGGCCAACCCCTTGCAGGTCCGGATCGAGGCCAAGTTGACGGAGCTCGCTGCCCGTGGGATGGCCATGACTGAGCGGACAATGTTCCGCCATATCGCCGATTACCGTGCGCATGGCATCGGGGGCCTCGCGGACGGCAGGGCCACCCGCGAGGTGCGCTTGGCCGGGCGAACCGATCCCAGAGTTCTTGCCCTGGTCGAGGCCGAGGTGTCCGGGCAGAAGGATGCTTCAACGGGCACGCGATCCCGCGTCATTGCTCGGGTCCGGGCGGTGGCAGCCAAGGCAGATCTCGCCGTGCCGTCGGATGCAACGCTCTACCGCATTTTGAAGAAAATCGAGGGTTCAAGGCACCCGTTCGGGAACGCGACCACGCGCCGGACCCAAGGAAACCGACCGGACAGGCCCTGGGGACGCCAAGCCCCGTCACGCCCCGGCGAGCTTGTGGAGATCGACTCGACGCCGATGGACCTCATGGTTGTTTATCCGGACGGCAGCAGCGGCCGGGTGGACCTGACCGTCGCACTGGACATCGCCACGCGCACTCCATTGGCCGCCATCCTGCGGCCGGTGGCAACGAAGGCAGTGGACGCGGCCGTGCTGCTTGCCCGTGCCATGACTCCCCTGCCGATGCAGCCGGGATGGGATGCATCGCTGAGCTATACGCGCTCCGTGCTCCCGCCCGGGATGCTTCCGGGTGATGAGGAAGTGCGCGCCGCGATTGCTGCCAAGCCGGTCATCGTGCCCGAATCCATCACGGTTGACCGCGGCAAGGTCTTTGTCGGCTCGACTTTCACGGCAGCTTGTGAGCGTCTGCAGATCAGCATCACGAAAGCCGCCCCTCGGACGCCCACGGACAAACCACACGTCGAACGGTTCTTTGCCGGCGTCAACACAGGATTCACCCAGTACCTGGCCGGCTACACCGGCCCGAACGTGGTCCGGCGGGGCAAGGCCCCAGCCGCCGAGGCCAGTTTCACCCTCGCGGAAGTGCAGAACCTGCTGGACTGGTGGCTTGTAGCGGTCTGGCAGAACCGTCCCCACCGGGGCCTTCGCCACCCGGCCATGCCGAAGAAGGACCTCACGCCCAACGAGGCGTTCGCTGCCCTGTCCAGTGTTGCACCGCAGGTCCCCGTGGCCCTGAGCCGCGATGACTACCTCGCGCTCCTGCCAATGGAATGGCGGCGCATCCAGCCGTACGGGATCAATTTCCATGGTCTCCACTACGACAATCCGGGCTTTCACCCATACCGGGGAGTCCCTTCCGGACTCCCTTCCCCGGCGGACGGACGCTGGGAAGTTCGGTATGACCCGTATAGGCTTCAGTCGATCTACGTCCGTGACCATGAGAAAGGTCAGTGGATCGAGGCGAAGTGGACCCTGTCCACGCACCTTGTGGGACCCTTTTCCCGAGACGTCCTTGCGGCTGCGAAGAAGGCCATCGACCGGCGAGGAGGGACGGTGCCCGGCGGGGATCTTCTTGCCGAGATCAATCGGATCCTGACCGCTCCCACCGGACGCGCCGAGCGTCAGGCTGCACAACGCACACACGCAACACCGTCGGCCGTCCCGGAACCGGCAGCCGCGCCGGACGCGATCACCGAACCCGCTGCTACGGAACCTACGCCGATCCCTGCGGCGGACCCAGTCATCATCGAGTTTCCCCGGCGCCGCCATGGCCAGCGCATCGATCTTCTGGAGGACTGA
- a CDS encoding tyrosine-type recombinase/integrase: MSAAFSSGFAAHIEAMLEWRVGLGYAKTLVYPMKSFDRFCVTRRPGETILSLELVTAWCEEGTRTEWPAYKAHAIREFGKYLKIVDVEAFVLPAEWISHHARSLPHIFTDEELTTFFLAADSITACSASPFREYTIPVVFRLMLGCGLRPQEARRLHRRNVDLDKAIVMIEQTKYNKDRRVPIDAGMAALLARFDDLANLRRPGREFFFEHHPGQPYPGRWLTASYHRCRAMAGDLAPGSTPYTLRHNYATRTLTRWVEEGRDLNVWLPYLSAYMGHETYSATAYYIHLLPERLSATGLTGTAGIIPEVTP, encoded by the coding sequence ATGAGCGCGGCATTCAGCAGCGGCTTCGCGGCACACATCGAGGCGATGCTCGAATGGCGAGTCGGTCTGGGCTACGCGAAGACCTTGGTCTATCCGATGAAGAGCTTCGACCGGTTCTGTGTGACCCGTCGGCCCGGCGAGACGATTCTGTCGCTGGAGCTGGTGACGGCCTGGTGCGAGGAAGGCACACGGACCGAATGGCCTGCCTACAAGGCCCACGCGATCCGCGAGTTCGGCAAGTACCTGAAGATAGTCGACGTTGAGGCGTTCGTGCTGCCTGCCGAGTGGATCAGCCACCACGCAAGGAGCCTGCCCCACATCTTCACCGACGAGGAGCTAACCACCTTCTTCTTGGCAGCCGACTCGATCACTGCCTGCTCGGCCAGCCCGTTTCGCGAGTACACCATCCCTGTGGTGTTCCGGCTGATGCTGGGCTGTGGGTTACGGCCGCAGGAAGCCCGGCGGCTGCACCGCCGCAACGTTGATCTCGACAAGGCGATCGTGATGATCGAACAGACCAAGTACAACAAGGACCGCCGCGTCCCGATCGACGCCGGCATGGCCGCCCTGCTTGCCCGCTTCGACGATCTGGCGAACCTGCGCCGCCCCGGCCGGGAGTTCTTCTTCGAACACCACCCCGGACAGCCCTACCCGGGCCGCTGGCTGACAGCCTCCTACCACCGTTGCCGCGCCATGGCTGGAGACTTAGCACCCGGCTCCACGCCCTACACGCTGCGCCACAACTATGCCACCCGCACCCTGACGCGCTGGGTTGAGGAAGGCCGCGACCTCAACGTGTGGCTGCCGTATCTGTCGGCCTACATGGGCCACGAGACCTACTCCGCAACCGCCTACTACATACATCTGCTGCCCGAGCGTCTGTCCGCAACAGGGCTGACCGGCACGGCAGGAATCATCCCGGAGGTGACGCCATGA
- a CDS encoding DUF6881 domain-containing protein, which produces MKRYQRLEWHHGYDEDPTVIYSEIDAKGFETCKVEQFRGGTSTFADESTATGSTWLAEVALPSLEEIAGQTEFKAEAIDASTFEDVWRSAHEERS; this is translated from the coding sequence ATGAAACGGTACCAACGATTGGAATGGCACCACGGCTACGACGAAGATCCGACAGTCATCTATAGCGAGATAGATGCCAAGGGGTTCGAGACATGCAAAGTCGAACAGTTCAGGGGCGGCACCTCCACCTTCGCAGACGAATCAACGGCCACTGGAAGCACGTGGCTCGCGGAAGTTGCCCTTCCTTCCTTGGAGGAAATCGCCGGGCAGACTGAGTTCAAAGCAGAGGCGATCGATGCATCAACGTTCGAAGACGTCTGGCGATCCGCTCACGAGGAGCGAAGCTAG
- a CDS encoding PDDEXK nuclease domain-containing protein, with the protein MTDARDLALPASYTDLLGELKNRVRAARTQAIRTVNTELITLYWSIGKTILGRQATEGWGSGVIGRLAEDLGAEFPDMKGLSRSNLQYMRGLAEAWPAFDPNVPQPVGHLPWGHIRTILDKRLEPPARDWYAAAAVQHGWSRNVLMNMIMNNTLERTGAAPSNFVQHLVAPDSELAQQVAKDPYNFEFLGLSGEVAERDLENALTSRITETLRELGPGFAFVGRQVHFDVDGDDFYVDCSDSRIIPRAVGVAA; encoded by the coding sequence ATGACTGACGCCCGCGACCTCGCCCTGCCTGCCAGCTACACTGACCTCCTCGGCGAGCTCAAGAACCGGGTGCGGGCTGCCCGCACCCAGGCAATCCGGACCGTTAACACCGAGCTCATCACACTGTACTGGTCCATCGGCAAGACCATCCTGGGACGCCAAGCAACTGAAGGATGGGGGAGTGGGGTCATCGGAAGGCTGGCCGAAGACCTGGGAGCTGAGTTCCCGGACATGAAGGGCCTGTCGCGGTCAAACTTGCAGTACATGCGCGGCTTAGCTGAGGCCTGGCCGGCATTCGACCCGAATGTCCCACAGCCTGTGGGACATTTGCCGTGGGGCCATATTCGCACCATTCTCGACAAACGTCTCGAGCCGCCGGCAAGAGATTGGTATGCCGCCGCTGCCGTCCAGCACGGCTGGTCCCGCAACGTGCTCATGAACATGATCATGAACAACACGCTGGAGCGTACAGGCGCTGCGCCCTCGAACTTTGTGCAACACCTCGTTGCTCCAGACTCGGAGCTCGCCCAGCAGGTAGCCAAAGACCCCTACAACTTCGAATTCCTCGGGCTCTCAGGTGAAGTGGCCGAACGTGACCTCGAAAACGCACTTACTAGCAGAATCACGGAAACGCTCCGCGAACTGGGCCCTGGCTTCGCATTCGTCGGCCGTCAAGTGCACTTCGACGTCGACGGGGACGACTTCTACGTCGATTGTTCCGATTCTCGGATTATTCCGAGGGCGGTTGGTGTGGCCGCCTGA
- a CDS encoding type III polyketide synthase has protein sequence MPVYVRSLETAVPPTVLVQPQARDVFASQPGLTRLGSRLVRTCFDSAAIDTRFTAVAELSLDNHSENPSFFDPATGRVLSPSTKVRNEIFAVEATKLFIEAAKAAVGKCPDIDLLDITHVITVSCTGFFNPGPDYKVVRALGLSPAVQRYHLGFMGCYAAFPALRAARQFCQADPSAVVLVICVELCSLHVRTSNDPDTIMGSAIFADGAAAAVVTSREPEGPDPVIRLDHFETVLTPVGEEAMAWNIGDEGFEMVLGTYVPHIIEEHITGALEPLLARDPSLTGLSYRDITHWAIHPGGRSILDKVESKLELTEEQMIPAREVLRDYGNMSSATVLFVLKHILGQTPAEREERICSMAFGPGLTVETGLFTRVSPAL, from the coding sequence ATGCCGGTCTACGTGAGGTCTCTCGAAACTGCCGTACCGCCCACAGTGCTTGTGCAACCACAGGCGCGCGACGTTTTTGCATCCCAACCCGGCCTGACACGGCTTGGATCCCGGCTGGTGCGAACCTGCTTTGATTCAGCAGCCATCGATACCCGCTTCACCGCCGTCGCCGAATTGTCCCTTGATAATCACTCCGAGAATCCGTCGTTCTTTGACCCTGCCACGGGCCGCGTACTTAGCCCCAGCACCAAGGTCCGCAACGAAATCTTTGCCGTCGAAGCGACCAAATTGTTCATTGAGGCCGCCAAAGCCGCCGTCGGGAAATGTCCCGATATCGATTTACTTGACATAACTCATGTCATCACTGTTTCATGTACCGGATTTTTCAATCCCGGACCCGACTACAAAGTAGTCCGGGCCCTCGGACTCAGCCCCGCCGTGCAGCGCTATCACCTTGGCTTCATGGGTTGCTACGCGGCGTTCCCCGCCCTTCGTGCAGCCCGGCAGTTTTGCCAGGCCGATCCCTCTGCCGTCGTCCTGGTTATCTGCGTGGAGCTTTGCTCGCTCCACGTCCGCACCTCAAATGATCCGGACACCATCATGGGATCGGCGATCTTTGCGGACGGTGCGGCGGCCGCCGTCGTGACTTCCCGTGAACCCGAGGGTCCGGACCCGGTGATCAGGCTTGATCACTTCGAGACTGTCCTGACGCCCGTCGGCGAAGAAGCGATGGCCTGGAATATCGGCGACGAAGGCTTCGAGATGGTTCTCGGCACGTACGTGCCGCACATCATCGAGGAACACATCACCGGCGCGCTCGAGCCGCTGCTTGCCCGGGACCCCTCCTTGACTGGGCTCTCCTACCGGGACATTACGCATTGGGCCATCCATCCCGGCGGCCGCAGCATCCTCGACAAAGTCGAATCGAAACTTGAACTCACCGAAGAACAGATGATTCCCGCCCGCGAAGTCCTTCGCGACTACGGCAACATGAGCAGTGCCACCGTGCTCTTCGTCTTGAAGCACATTCTGGGACAAACTCCGGCAGAGCGGGAGGAACGCATCTGTTCCATGGCCTTCGGGCCCGGCCTCACCGTGGAGACGGGGCTGTTCACCAGGGTCTCCCCGGCTCTGTGA
- a CDS encoding tyrosine-type recombinase/integrase, giving the protein MTTPTDSFYRHLREWFTVFLPRQRGASPRTITSCRHTWNMLLAHLADTRQVPLSQITFTILDRACVIGFLDHMRTTRGWTATTYNQRLACIRSFFRYAATAEPTLAMHLADLNGIPQLKTPATPTVRYMTTTAITALLASPDASTKTGLRDQFFMILMYDLAARDAEMLALTLGDIDTKRLTVDLIGKGSKPRRLPINTETAAHCRRYTAAFHADFDPGQPLFYTIHRHRKTSMSDDNVARFLRQHAAKARESCPEIPEKVHPHMLRHSRAMQLYQAGMPLALLTEWLGHADPETTLIYAHADTEMKRQALAKATSGISTSPPAVPIWHNHEDIIQRLCGLTD; this is encoded by the coding sequence ATGACCACGCCAACCGACAGTTTCTACCGGCACCTGCGCGAGTGGTTCACCGTGTTCCTGCCCCGACAACGCGGCGCCAGCCCCCGCACCATCACCTCCTGTCGTCACACCTGGAACATGCTCCTGGCCCACCTCGCCGATACCCGTCAGGTTCCACTCAGCCAGATCACCTTCACGATCCTCGACCGTGCCTGCGTCATCGGTTTCCTCGACCACATGAGGACGACGCGCGGTTGGACGGCGACGACCTACAACCAGCGACTGGCCTGCATCCGCTCCTTCTTCAGATACGCCGCCACCGCTGAGCCGACACTGGCCATGCACCTGGCCGACCTCAACGGCATCCCCCAACTGAAGACCCCGGCCACACCGACCGTTCGCTACATGACGACCACCGCTATCACCGCTCTTCTGGCGTCCCCCGACGCCAGCACCAAGACCGGCCTACGGGACCAGTTCTTCATGATCCTCATGTATGACCTGGCCGCCCGCGACGCCGAGATGCTCGCCCTGACCCTCGGCGACATTGACACCAAACGGCTCACCGTCGACCTGATCGGGAAAGGATCCAAACCCCGCCGTCTGCCCATCAACACCGAGACCGCCGCCCACTGTCGCCGCTACACCGCGGCCTTCCACGCCGACTTCGACCCTGGACAGCCGCTGTTCTACACGATCCACAGGCACCGCAAGACGTCCATGTCCGACGACAACGTTGCCAGGTTCCTCCGTCAGCACGCCGCCAAGGCCCGTGAAAGCTGCCCCGAAATCCCCGAGAAGGTCCACCCGCACATGCTGCGCCACTCCCGCGCCATGCAGCTTTACCAAGCAGGCATGCCGCTGGCGCTGCTCACCGAATGGCTCGGTCACGCTGACCCCGAGACCACGCTCATCTACGCACACGCCGACACTGAAATGAAACGTCAAGCCCTCGCCAAAGCCACCAGCGGAATCAGCACCAGCCCGCCAGCCGTGCCCATCTGGCACAACCACGAGGACATCATCCAGCGACTATGCGGACTCACCGACTGA
- a CDS encoding ATP-binding protein: MDNPFRPSAGATPPEILGRSGVLDEFEYGLRLGSGAPGLLTIFTGARGIGKTVMIGAAHDLARGQGWAVISETATEGFMGRIGESMRQLAEELGTGPRTRRITAIAAAGFSITTQLPPERQVAWRTLGEGLLRLLDERKSGLVITVDEIHAADRNELAQLAASVQHFIQDRLPIGLVFAGLPAAVSDLLNEGVATFLRRADKIDLHAAAVREVEDSYAATFARAGIGLSPDLVHRAAEATGGYPFLIQLVGYFLWREAENNGGTLTEIEVGHAIDAAQRRHARTVIEAALATASPKDMDFLLAMAEDNEPSTAADIGHRLGARTNLVANYRARLLAAGLIEASGHGKVDFAIPGLRQHLRAQART; the protein is encoded by the coding sequence ATGGACAACCCTTTCCGCCCTTCTGCCGGCGCTACTCCCCCGGAAATACTCGGGCGCAGTGGCGTGCTGGACGAATTTGAGTACGGACTGCGCCTAGGTTCCGGGGCCCCGGGCCTGTTGACTATTTTCACGGGAGCACGCGGCATCGGCAAGACCGTCATGATCGGCGCAGCCCATGATCTGGCCCGCGGACAGGGCTGGGCAGTCATTTCCGAGACAGCGACCGAAGGCTTTATGGGACGGATCGGGGAATCCATGCGGCAACTTGCTGAGGAACTTGGCACAGGCCCGCGGACCCGCCGCATCACCGCTATTGCCGCTGCTGGATTCAGCATCACCACCCAACTTCCGCCCGAACGGCAGGTCGCCTGGCGGACCCTCGGAGAAGGTCTTTTGCGACTTCTGGATGAGCGCAAGTCGGGCCTGGTCATCACCGTTGATGAGATCCATGCGGCGGACCGCAATGAACTGGCGCAGCTGGCCGCCAGCGTGCAGCATTTCATCCAGGACCGGCTCCCCATCGGTCTGGTCTTCGCCGGTCTGCCGGCCGCGGTGTCTGACCTCCTCAACGAAGGCGTGGCGACCTTCCTCCGCCGGGCGGACAAAATCGACCTCCACGCCGCAGCCGTCAGGGAAGTTGAGGATTCCTACGCCGCGACGTTCGCCAGAGCGGGGATCGGTCTGTCCCCCGACCTGGTCCACCGGGCGGCCGAGGCCACGGGAGGCTACCCCTTCCTGATCCAACTCGTCGGCTACTTCCTATGGCGTGAAGCCGAGAACAATGGCGGAACACTCACCGAAATCGAAGTCGGGCATGCGATTGACGCGGCACAGCGCCGCCATGCCCGGACCGTGATTGAGGCAGCCTTGGCCACGGCCTCCCCGAAGGACATGGACTTCCTGCTCGCCATGGCCGAAGACAATGAACCCTCCACTGCGGCAGACATTGGGCACCGCCTTGGAGCGAGGACCAACCTTGTCGCAAACTACCGAGCGAGGCTCTTGGCCGCGGGACTTATCGAAGCAAGCGGCCACGGGAAGGTCGACTTCGCCATCCCCGGCCTACGCCAACACCTCCGTGCGCAAGCAAGAACCTGA